The genomic stretch GCCTGACCCTTTACGCCGCCAATCTCGTTTACGGCGGGGAGGATGCGGCGGCCAAGCGCGAAAAGGTTCTCGGGCAGATCGACCTTTTGGTGGCGGCGGCGAAACAAAGCGGCAGAAATGTTGTTTTTGTTGCTAACGAAGTCGGCAGCGGCATAATACCTGACAATCTTCTCGCCCGGGAGTTTTCCGACCTTGCCGGACAGGTCAACCAAGTCGTAGCGGCGGCGGCGGACAAAGTATACTTAGTGGTAAGCGGCATAGCGGTTGACCTGAAAAAAATCGCGGTGAATTTGGAGAAAAAAGAGGTTTTCTTGTGACCAAATACATAATGCTCCAGGGCACCGGCTCCAATGTCGGAAAAAGCGTCTTAACGGCCGCT from Acidaminococcales bacterium encodes the following:
- the cobU gene encoding bifunctional adenosylcobinamide kinase/adenosylcobinamide-phosphate guanylyltransferase, with protein sequence MHSNLRPEGTIVLITGGSRSGKSEFAEKLVKVLGESCAYIATAKILDEEMRARVQRHQERRRGSFWTNYEAPFDAHEVIREVSGADSILFDCLTLYAANLVYGGEDAAAKREKVLGQIDLLVAAAKQSGRNVVFVANEVGSGIIPDNLLAREFSDLAGQVNQVVAAAADKVYLVVSGIAVDLKKIAVNLEKKEVFL